The genomic region GCTCCACGGGAGGCGCCTCCTGGCACGCGGTCGGTGCGGGCCGCCCCTCCAGGCCGCCGGCGGGATTGACGCCGGCTGCGCCTAGCCTACACAAACATGTGTGTGTGGGTCAAGGGAGGGCGGCCAGCCTGCCGCGGCGGGGCGGGTCGTCACGGACGTGTTGCCCCGGGCCCGGGGCCCAGCCCCCAGACTGGAGAGCGATGCCCGGCGGAGGATCGACGTGAGCGGCCTCACCCACATGAACGGCGCGCTTGCGATGCTGCTGATCTGTGCGGTGCTCTTCGCCGAGGAGTCGGGGGTGCCGCTGCCGCTGCTCCCCGGCGACCTGCTGCTCGTCGCCGGTGGGGTCATGGCCGCCACCGGCCACCTCAGCCTCCCCCTGTTCATCGCCGCCACCACCCTGGCGATGGCCACCGGCGGCATGATCGGGCACGCCTGGTCCGGCGCCGTCGGCCGTCCCGCCCTGGGGCGGCTCGCCGCCCGGATGGGCCAGCGCGAGCGCTTCGACCGCATCCTCGGCCGGCTCGAGGTGAGCGGCTGGGTCGGGGTCATGGTCTGCCGGCTGCTTCCGGGGATGCGGGTCTACACCAACCTCGCCGCCGGCATCGCCGCGGTGCGGCGGCGCACCTTCGCTGCCGGGCTGGTCGTCTCGGTGCTCGCCTGGACGGTCGGGTTCAGCCTGCTCGGCTTCCTCGTCGGCCGTCCCGCCGAGCATGCCATCCACCGGATGCAGGGGGCGGTGCCCTCGCTCCTGCTCGCCTCGGTGCTCGCGATGGCGATCGTCGCCGCGCTCCTCCACCTGCCCGGCCGCCGCCTCCCGGCCCGGCCCCGCGGACGCCTGCGGGTCGCCTTCGCCGGGCTGGTCGACCTCGCCGTCGCCTCCGGGGGGGTCGCCCTGGTGCTGGAGGCCATCGAGCAGCTGCCCCGCCAGGACGCGCCCGCCGGCATGCTCCGCCAGTGCGCCATCGGCGGCGCCGTGATCCTCGTCTACGTGGCGGTGGCGCGCCGCGCCGCCGGGGCCACCGCGGGCGAGGGCCTGCTCGGGATCAGCTACCGGCGCAGTTGACCGGAGCTCATGAGGAGGCGCCGGTCTGACCGCGGGTCAGCGGGGGACGGGCCGCCGCTCCCAGCGGAGCACCCCGGCGACCAGCGCGGCGTAGGCCTCCTCGAGCGCATCGGCGAGCTCGGGGTCGGGGAGGTGCCGGGTCTCGCCCTCGGCGCCGCCGGCGGCCCCGAGCGCGCCGGGGGCGGCGCCGCTGACCGTGGCGGCGGCGAGCAGGGCCATCCCCAGCGCCGGCTCGGCGTCGGGCACGGCGGTGACCGGGCGTCCCAGCGCCGAGGCGAGCAGCCGCATCCACAGCCGGCTGCGGGCTCCGCCTCCGCTCACCCGCAGCCGTCGCGGCGGCGCGGCGCCCCCGGCGCAGAGCCGGTCGACCCCGAGCCGCGTCACCAGCGCGGTGCCCTCGAGGATGGCGGCGTGGAGCCGGGGGTCGTCCGCGGCGGGCAGCCCGAAGCCGGGGAAGCGAGGGCCGGCGACCGGGAAGCGCTCCCCCGGCCGGGCCAGCGGGTAGGCGGCGAGGCCGGTGGGCACCCGGCTCCGGTCGTCGAGGGCGGTGAGGTCGGCGCCGGGCTCGAGGGCGCGGAGCACCCCGCCACCGCTGTTGCCGGCGGCGGAGACCAGCCAGACGTCGCTGCGGAGGCGGTGCAGGTAGGCGCCGGGAGGCAGCCGCAGCCCGGGCGCGTCCCCGGTCACCACCGTCCTCCAGGTGATCGTGGTGCCGAGCGAGATCGTCCACCGCGGATCGTCGGGCGGACTGCCCGCGCCGCCCTGCTCGAGGCCGCCGGCGGCGAGCTCGAGGGCGCAGCCGTCGGTGGTGCCGCGCACCAGCCGGGCGCCCCGGGCGGCGCCGGGGACGGTGATCCGGCCCGCCGGGGTGCCCGGCGGCACCGCCTCGGGGAGCAGGCCGGCGCGGCGGAGCCCGTCGGCGCCGGCGGGCCAGCTCTGGGTGACCGGGTCCCAGCCCAGGCGGAGCGCGTTGGTCCAGTCGGTGGCGCCGGGCTCGGCGCCCAGCGCCTCGAGCACCGCGTCGGCGACGGCGAGGACCCGGTGCGCCCGGGGCACCTGGCGATGCCACGCCCGCACCCGATCGAGGCCGGTGCCGTGGCGGTGGTCGTCGTAGGCGACCGCGTCGGCGGCGATCCCGCCGGCGCCGTCGTGGAGGCACAGGGTGCCCGCGGTGCCGCAGACCGCCACCGCCTCGGGACGCTCGCCGAGCCGGCTGCAGAGGCCGTCGAGCACCGCCCGCGCGGTCTCGACGAGGACGCTCTCGTCGAGGCGGTGGCCGCCGCCGGCGCTGCGGCTGCCCGGCGGCAGCGCCCGCTCCTCGCGGCCGAGCACCTGGAGGTGATCGTCGAGCATCACGGCGCGCACTCCGCCGCTGCCCACGTCGATGCCAACGGTGCCCGACATGGCCCCTATTCTCCTGTGTCCTCTGAGCGCTGACGCGCTCGATGCTGAGGGGGCCTCCCCCAGGCCATCAGCACCCGGATCGTGAGTCCTCCCCTGCCCGGACGCCCGCTGGCGCCGGCCTTCAGCGGCGGCCGTCGCCGTTGCGGGAGACCAGCGGCGGCGAGTAGCTGAGCACCGCG from Candidatus Dormiibacterota bacterium harbors:
- a CDS encoding VTT domain-containing protein, translating into MSGLTHMNGALAMLLICAVLFAEESGVPLPLLPGDLLLVAGGVMAATGHLSLPLFIAATTLAMATGGMIGHAWSGAVGRPALGRLAARMGQRERFDRILGRLEVSGWVGVMVCRLLPGMRVYTNLAAGIAAVRRRTFAAGLVVSVLAWTVGFSLLGFLVGRPAEHAIHRMQGAVPSLLLASVLAMAIVAALLHLPGRRLPARPRGRLRVAFAGLVDLAVASGGVALVLEAIEQLPRQDAPAGMLRQCAIGGAVILVYVAVARRAAGATAGEGLLGISYRRS
- a CDS encoding FGGY-family carbohydrate kinase, giving the protein MSGTVGIDVGSGGVRAVMLDDHLQVLGREERALPPGSRSAGGGHRLDESVLVETARAVLDGLCSRLGERPEAVAVCGTAGTLCLHDGAGGIAADAVAYDDHRHGTGLDRVRAWHRQVPRAHRVLAVADAVLEALGAEPGATDWTNALRLGWDPVTQSWPAGADGLRRAGLLPEAVPPGTPAGRITVPGAARGARLVRGTTDGCALELAAGGLEQGGAGSPPDDPRWTISLGTTITWRTVVTGDAPGLRLPPGAYLHRLRSDVWLVSAAGNSGGGVLRALEPGADLTALDDRSRVPTGLAAYPLARPGERFPVAGPRFPGFGLPAADDPRLHAAILEGTALVTRLGVDRLCAGGAAPPRRLRVSGGGARSRLWMRLLASALGRPVTAVPDAEPALGMALLAAATVSGAAPGALGAAGGAEGETRHLPDPELADALEEAYAALVAGVLRWERRPVPR